The Candidatus Neomarinimicrobiota bacterium region TACCAACTGAGCTACTCCGGATCGTTTTAATTATTTTTTCAAAAATCAGTGATGTTCAATATTCCCCGTCCGTTGAAACCTAGCGACCCACGGAATGAAAGCTTAATCTACTCTGAAATTAAGAAATTTTGCGCGGCGAAATTAAGGGATTGAAGCGCAAAGGACAACTACATCTCCTTTTCGGCTGTCAACAATTTTTCTTTTACGAACAAACCATGTTTGATTTGACTTGAAGTAATATAGACTTTTCCTTTTTCGTCATGGGGTTTTCCAAACACAGAATGAATTGATTTTAAACCACCCATCCATTTCCTCTTATCTGATAAGTAAACAAGATCGCCGGGATTCGCCTTCATTAATATCATATCCTCGGTCGAAAAATGAACTACCGTATCATCGCCATCAACTTGTTTAAAATGGACAAGAACTTTCTGACCTTCTTGATCATTAGGAGCGGCTCCTTTAAATAATTTCCGTGCTACATTGATTGAACCTGCAGTCAATCCATTTGTGTTTGTGATCTCGTCATATTTTACAAAATAGGTTACCAAAAGCGGGATAAAAATAAGAACGGCAGTCGCAGATAGGCACTGCATATAAAGATCTGATATGTTCATTAGCACTACTACAAAGAACGCGATTGCAAGTGCCGTAATTGTATTCATAATCATCTTCGAGTTTTTACCATTTCTGATAATTGAAATTATTTTCACCTGCCATTGGGTGGTTATAGTAACAATTACGGCCACACCAACACATACAAAAGTATTGTACAACGCACGAATATAAGAATACGGATGTGCCTGGTTCATTTCTATACCATGATCAAACGGTGCAATAAAAATTCCGGGGTATCTTGCGCCGAGAATCATGAGTGCCACACCTCCAACAAAAGTTGTTATAACAGCTGAAGGTGTAAATCTTTTCCAAAAAACACCCAAAAATATTCCAACAACAAGTGGAGGCGTTAAAGTTGAATGAAAAAACCCGTGTGCTTCATATACTGTGGGAAAATTTTTGAAAGCAAGCACCGCTAAAACCCCCAACGCAGTAACACCGATTGACGCATAGCGAGCAGCAAGCAATTCTTTTTTATCTCTTTCAATTTCCGAAACCGCCATGCTTTTTAGGAACTGCTTGACCGGGCGATATACATCATTGATGAAGATCGCTGCCGTTGCATTAATAAGTGTATCAACCGTACTCATAAGCGCTGCGGTTAATGCAGCCATTATAAAACCAAACATACCGGGGCTGGCGATAATATTTGCTACAACAACAAAAATTTGATCCGGAGAAACCGATGGGCTCACAATATGGGGACTTTTGACTGATATTGCTTTTCCGACCCATCCCGCATTCCCAACCACAATCGCTGAAATGGGAAGCACAAATAGGATATTTATTGCAGCGGCCTTTCTCCCCTCATTTACATTTTTGCACGCCATAAAACGCATGATGAGCCCTTGATTCATAAATAAAAATCCGATAGAACCGGCTATAGCATCCTGCCAAAATATTCCCACAAAATTAAAATTTGACGGCTGGTTAAAATCTGCCAACGGCAGTTTCCATTCCATGGGTAATAAGTTCCAAAATATATCAAATCCACCTAGATATGTAATTCCAAAAAAGAATAAGAGTAGTCCTGCAAACAAAAGGATGAAACCCTGCAACAGATCAGTGAAAATCACAGCGGTTTGCCCACCAAATGTGATATAAATCCCCGTGATTATTGCAATGACAATTATAGCGCCCATCAGCGTAATCGGCACGGTCATTCCAAACAGGGTAAATGCTTCCGGCAACATGGGGATGACTGCTTTTCCAAGCGTAAGGAACCCGATTCCAATATATCCAATCATGTATAAAAGTAGCAGGATGGTGGCTAAGAATCTTGCCGATGGACTAAATCGTTTTTCGAAATATTCCGGAATTGACCGCACTTTTGAATAAACAATTATCGGAAGCCACCCGAACATAAAAAATGGAATGAAAAACCAGTCATTCAAGTAAGTCATGGAAGAAGATATTCCATGTTCAAACCCTTTAGCCGAATACTTTACAAAACTATGGCTTCCTACACCAGTCGCTACAATAGACATGGTGATGAGCCACCACGAAAATCTTCTACCCCCAAAAAAGAAATCAGAAGTGTTTTTTGTATACCGTCCAAAATAACTACCAAAAAGCATGATGACGATAAAATAAACCACCATTACAATCCAGTCAGTTGATGTACCTATGTTATGAAATGTCTGCATTATGTTTTAGTCTTTTTAGACAATAACGCCAAAACAATAAAAACTACCGCCATTCCAAGTAGAACAATCGGTACGGTATAAACAGAAATTATTCCCAATGCAGCCCAGGTCATCAGTGCATGCATCATCAAATACCAAACAAAACCGAATAAAAGAATCCACATCCATTTTTTATGGGTTCTTCGTTGTAAATCAAATGAACCTGCCTTTATCGTAATATAGATACCGAAGATAAAAAGGATCCCGCCGAGACCATAAAGGTAAATAAAGGGAAGCCAAGTGTGTGAATACAATTCCATCTTTAAATCTCTGCAAACATCGGTTTCATTTTATCGTAAGTCTCTAGCAAACCTTCAACCATGACTTTAGAATTTCCAATAACGGGCATAAAATTTGTATCGCCATTCCATCTTGGCACAATATGATAATGCAAATGTTCTTCAATCCCTGCGCCTCCGGCTTTACCAATATTCGCACCAAAATTGAAACCCTCTGCTTTGATGGTATCTGCTAATATCGACATGCTGTGATTTGCCATTGACATAATTTCAGTTAATACTAATTTACCCACTTCGGTTGGTTTTGATGTATGTTCATAAGGTGAAATCATGAGATGCCCGTTATTATAAGGATACAAATTCATAAGAACAAATGCATGTTGTCCCCGGTGTAAAACCAGATTATTTCTGTCATCTTCACTTTTTGATTTATCGCAAAAAATGCAGCCTTCTTCTTTGGGCGCAGAAACATATTCTATCCTCCAAGGAGCCCAAAGTTTTTTCATATTATCCACAAAAATATTATTCGTCTGAACTTGAGTGTGCAGAAGCTACTTTGCTTTCAAGCTCTCTTGGCATTTCCTCGTAATGGCTAAATGCTTCGGTATGCAATCCACGGCCGCCGGTAAGTGAACGCAATCTCGTTGAATAATGATGCAATTCTCCTTGAGGAACTTGTGCGTTGATCACCTGTAAAGCATCTTCAGAATCCATGCCTTGAATTTTGCCGCGACGACTAGAAAGGTCTCCCATAACATCACCCATAAAATCCTCAGGGACCTTAATGGAAACATCCATGATTGGCTCTAACAGGCAAGGTTTTGCACCTTTAAAAGCTTCTTTGAATGCACCCTTCCCTGCAATTTGAAAAGCAATATCTTTTGAATCAACCGGATGCTGCTTTCCATCATAAAATTCTACCTTAACATCTACAACTCTATAGCCGGCTATAATCCCTTCAGTACAAGCTGCAATGACGCCTTTTTCTACCGAAGGGACGAAAACCCTATCAACATTTTGTCCAACAAGTGATTCATTAAAATCAACGCCGGTTCCTCTTCCTGTGGGCTCAACCCTCATCCATACTTCTGCGAACTGCCCGGCGCCACCGGATTGTTTTTTATGCCGGTATTTTGAACTTCCATTCCCTTTAATGGTCTCCCGATAGGGAATTTTAGGTTTCATCATTTCCAAGTCAACATTGTAATTCCGTTTTAAACTTCCAACTGCAACTTGCAAATGTAATTCACCCTGTCCGGATATAACCGTTTGTTTCAGCTCACCATCTACATGATAGACAAAAGTTGGGTCTTCTTCGTGAAGCGTTGCCAGTCCGACTGCAAGTTTTTCTTCATCTCCCTTGGATTTTGATTTAATCGCCATGTGAATATTAGGATTCGGATAATTTACACCTGTTAAATGGACTGGATGTTTAGAGTCGCACAGCGTATCACCGGTGTGGGTTGATTTAAGTTTAACTACCGCACCAATGTCTCCTGCATTCAGTGTGGATAAACTGGTTCTATTTTTTCCGTTTAAAACAAACATTTGGCCGAATCTTTCTGAATGCCCTTGAGATGCATTGTAAAGATCCATGCCAGTGCTGACAGTGCCTGAATAAACTCTAAAGAAAGATAATTCACCAACGTGCGCTTCGCTGATCGTTTTAAATACAAAAACAACAGGATCCGCCCCATCCAAGCGAACCTCAATTTCTTCTTCAGAGTTTGGTACTCCGGCTTTGACTTTTTCCCTGTCCATTGGAGATGAACCATATTTTGACATGAAGTCCATGAGTCTTGCAACACCAACATTACTTCCAGCTGCAGTACAAAACAGTGGGATAAACGACTGATCCTGAACAGCCTTATGAATCCCACCTCTCATTTCCTCTTCTGAAAGACCACCTTCTTCAAAGAATTTTTCTAAGAGACTATCATCGGATTCAGCAACATATTCAATTAATTCCTCATGGAGTTGATTCACCTTGGCTTCCCAATCTTCCGGCAAAGATTCTTCGGTAAAAGATCCACTTCCATCTGTTTTATAAGTAATGAGTTCTCGCCGGAGGACATCAACAATTTGGTTAAATCCCGGTCCTGCATTCACGGGCAACTGCATGGGGAAAACTTTGTTGCCAAACCGTCTTTTACATTGTGCGAGAATTTCTTCAAATTTGGTGTGCTCACGGTCCAATCCATTTACAACCAAAATTTTCGGAATACCAAAATTGGAACAATAATCAATGACTTGCTCGGTTCCAACTTCAACACCATTTACCGCGTGAATCACAACAACTGAAATGTCTGCAACTGCCAAAGAACTGATAGCTTCACCGATAAAATCCATATAACCTGGTGCATCAATAAAATTGAATTTCTTTCCTTCCCATTCTAAATGAAGCGGAGAAGAATGGATGGAAATCTGTCTTTCTTTTTCTTCAGGATGGTAATCAGAAACGGTACTACCCGCTTCGATGGACCCTAGTCTATTTGTTTCGCTGGCGCAGACCAACATAGATTCTGCAAGCATAGTTTTTCCACAAGTCCCATGCCCAACTAGTGCAAAGTTTCGAATGTCTCCCGATGCATACTCTTTCATTTTATTATTCCTTTTTTAATTTTATAACGGTCTCAAATCGACCATTCTGAATTATCTAATTTAG contains the following coding sequences:
- a CDS encoding sodium:solute symporter family protein, with the protein product MQTFHNIGTSTDWIVMVVYFIVIMLFGSYFGRYTKNTSDFFFGGRRFSWWLITMSIVATGVGSHSFVKYSAKGFEHGISSSMTYLNDWFFIPFFMFGWLPIIVYSKVRSIPEYFEKRFSPSARFLATILLLLYMIGYIGIGFLTLGKAVIPMLPEAFTLFGMTVPITLMGAIIVIAIITGIYITFGGQTAVIFTDLLQGFILLFAGLLLFFFGITYLGGFDIFWNLLPMEWKLPLADFNQPSNFNFVGIFWQDAIAGSIGFLFMNQGLIMRFMACKNVNEGRKAAAINILFVLPISAIVVGNAGWVGKAISVKSPHIVSPSVSPDQIFVVVANIIASPGMFGFIMAALTAALMSTVDTLINATAAIFINDVYRPVKQFLKSMAVSEIERDKKELLAARYASIGVTALGVLAVLAFKNFPTVYEAHGFFHSTLTPPLVVGIFLGVFWKRFTPSAVITTFVGGVALMILGARYPGIFIAPFDHGIEMNQAHPYSYIRALYNTFVCVGVAVIVTITTQWQVKIISIIRNGKNSKMIMNTITALAIAFFVVVLMNISDLYMQCLSATAVLIFIPLLVTYFVKYDEITNTNGLTAGSINVARKLFKGAAPNDQEGQKVLVHFKQVDGDDTVVHFSTEDMILMKANPGDLVYLSDKRKWMGGLKSIHSVFGKPHDEKGKVYITSSQIKHGLFVKEKLLTAEKEM
- a CDS encoding HIT domain-containing protein, coding for MKKLWAPWRIEYVSAPKEEGCIFCDKSKSEDDRNNLVLHRGQHAFVLMNLYPYNNGHLMISPYEHTSKPTEVGKLVLTEIMSMANHSMSILADTIKAEGFNFGANIGKAGGAGIEEHLHYHIVPRWNGDTNFMPVIGNSKVMVEGLLETYDKMKPMFAEI
- a CDS encoding elongation factor G; the protein is MKEYASGDIRNFALVGHGTCGKTMLAESMLVCASETNRLGSIEAGSTVSDYHPEEKERQISIHSSPLHLEWEGKKFNFIDAPGYMDFIGEAISSLAVADISVVVIHAVNGVEVGTEQVIDYCSNFGIPKILVVNGLDREHTKFEEILAQCKRRFGNKVFPMQLPVNAGPGFNQIVDVLRRELITYKTDGSGSFTEESLPEDWEAKVNQLHEELIEYVAESDDSLLEKFFEEGGLSEEEMRGGIHKAVQDQSFIPLFCTAAGSNVGVARLMDFMSKYGSSPMDREKVKAGVPNSEEEIEVRLDGADPVVFVFKTISEAHVGELSFFRVYSGTVSTGMDLYNASQGHSERFGQMFVLNGKNRTSLSTLNAGDIGAVVKLKSTHTGDTLCDSKHPVHLTGVNYPNPNIHMAIKSKSKGDEEKLAVGLATLHEEDPTFVYHVDGELKQTVISGQGELHLQVAVGSLKRNYNVDLEMMKPKIPYRETIKGNGSSKYRHKKQSGGAGQFAEVWMRVEPTGRGTGVDFNESLVGQNVDRVFVPSVEKGVIAACTEGIIAGYRVVDVKVEFYDGKQHPVDSKDIAFQIAGKGAFKEAFKGAKPCLLEPIMDVSIKVPEDFMGDVMGDLSSRRGKIQGMDSEDALQVINAQVPQGELHHYSTRLRSLTGGRGLHTEAFSHYEEMPRELESKVASAHSSSDE